In Nonomuraea sp. NBC_00507, the following are encoded in one genomic region:
- a CDS encoding extracellular solute-binding protein, giving the protein MKRSVVLIATAVLVAGCGGGGGGTATSPSQGGGSPAKVTLEWWHLSTAEPLKTQWAQRAKEFEAKNPNVTIKATVLENDAYKAKLTTLTQSGKAPDIFASWGGGVLKQQIDAGLVKDITGDVADVLPNFTPAALSAYQLDGKTYGLPTDIGMVGFWYNKKLFEKAGITEPPATWAAFLEDVKKLKAAGVTPIALAGKEKWPGHYYWAYLAMRIAGLDALKQAAVDKDFTKPDFIAAGQQVKALADLQPFQKGFLGAAYSTPDGQSATVSNGKAAMELMGQWAPAVQKDSGKGLGDDLGFFPFPAVEGGKGSATDAFGGGGGLVVGADAPKEALDFVKFMTEMGNHSKAVEAGGVLPVLKGEESAVKDPNLKQVATMLASAGGYQLYLDQAYPPAVGQQVNDSVAELIAGTKTPEEVGADITEVAKSEE; this is encoded by the coding sequence ATGAAACGCAGTGTGGTGTTGATCGCGACCGCCGTGCTCGTAGCCGGTTGTGGTGGTGGCGGTGGGGGAACCGCGACCTCCCCGAGCCAGGGCGGCGGATCGCCGGCGAAGGTCACGCTCGAGTGGTGGCACCTCTCGACCGCCGAGCCCCTCAAGACGCAGTGGGCGCAGCGGGCCAAGGAATTCGAGGCCAAGAACCCGAACGTCACCATCAAGGCCACCGTTCTGGAGAACGACGCCTACAAGGCCAAGCTCACCACGCTCACCCAGTCGGGCAAGGCGCCCGACATCTTCGCCTCGTGGGGCGGCGGCGTGTTGAAGCAGCAGATCGACGCGGGGCTCGTCAAGGACATCACCGGCGACGTCGCCGACGTCCTGCCGAACTTCACGCCCGCGGCACTCAGCGCGTACCAGCTCGACGGTAAGACGTACGGACTGCCCACCGACATCGGCATGGTGGGTTTCTGGTACAACAAGAAACTTTTCGAGAAGGCAGGCATCACCGAGCCGCCGGCCACCTGGGCGGCGTTCCTCGAGGACGTCAAGAAGCTCAAGGCGGCGGGCGTCACCCCGATCGCCCTGGCCGGCAAGGAGAAGTGGCCCGGGCACTACTACTGGGCCTACCTCGCCATGCGCATCGCCGGACTCGACGCGCTCAAGCAGGCCGCGGTGGACAAGGACTTCACCAAGCCCGACTTCATCGCCGCGGGGCAGCAGGTGAAGGCACTGGCCGACCTGCAGCCGTTCCAGAAGGGCTTCCTCGGCGCGGCCTACTCGACCCCTGACGGTCAGTCGGCCACGGTGAGCAACGGCAAGGCCGCCATGGAGTTGATGGGTCAGTGGGCGCCGGCCGTTCAGAAGGACTCCGGCAAGGGTCTCGGCGACGACCTCGGTTTCTTCCCCTTCCCTGCCGTCGAGGGCGGCAAGGGCTCGGCCACGGACGCGTTCGGCGGAGGCGGCGGCCTGGTCGTGGGGGCGGACGCCCCCAAGGAGGCCCTGGACTTCGTGAAGTTCATGACCGAGATGGGCAACCACTCCAAGGCCGTGGAGGCCGGCGGCGTGCTGCCGGTGCTCAAGGGCGAGGAGAGCGCGGTCAAGGACCCGAACCTCAAGCAGGTGGCGACCATGCTGGCGAGCGCCGGCGGCTACCAGCTCTACCTCGACCAGGCGTACCCGCCGGCTGTCGGCCAGCAGGTCAATGACAGCGTGGCCGAACTGATCGCCGGCACCAAGACGCCGGAGGAAGTGGGCGCCGACATCACCGAAGTGGCCAAGAGCGAAGAATGA
- a CDS encoding carbohydrate ABC transporter permease: MTILTRGPEAVKLPVPAPAVKKRGRWLTITLFLLPAFVLFLLLVVAPILVAGYSSAFRWNGFGGLPTNFIGFDNFTRLFGTEIFAQDLWHLLVLVLFSVCVQLPFSLAIAMLLNQRIRGRALYRVVFFAPYVLSEVITGVLFSLILSPGTGMANRLLSVFGIESEWLADPNTVMPSLFLVMTWKYFGFHMMIYLAGRQNIPNELIEAAQIDGASTWKTFRHITLPLLGPTIRISIFLSVIYTIQLFDLVWILTGGGPSHSSETMAVTMMEYGFKRSQVGYASAISVVMFVLSLVFALIYQRFVMRRDLEGATTNIGGRR; the protein is encoded by the coding sequence ATGACGATACTCACCCGAGGGCCGGAAGCGGTCAAGCTTCCGGTCCCCGCCCCTGCCGTCAAGAAACGCGGCAGGTGGCTGACGATCACCCTGTTCCTGCTGCCCGCATTCGTGCTGTTCCTCCTGCTGGTGGTGGCCCCGATCCTGGTGGCCGGCTACTCCAGCGCGTTCCGGTGGAACGGGTTCGGCGGGCTGCCGACCAACTTCATCGGCTTCGACAACTTCACCCGGTTGTTCGGCACCGAAATTTTCGCTCAGGACCTGTGGCACCTGCTGGTGCTGGTGCTGTTCTCGGTGTGCGTCCAGCTGCCGTTCTCGCTGGCCATCGCGATGCTGCTGAACCAGCGCATTCGCGGGCGGGCGCTCTATCGGGTGGTGTTCTTCGCGCCGTACGTGCTCTCCGAAGTGATCACCGGCGTGCTGTTCTCGCTGATCCTCTCGCCCGGGACCGGCATGGCGAACCGGCTGCTGTCGGTGTTCGGGATCGAGTCGGAGTGGCTGGCCGACCCCAACACCGTGATGCCTTCGCTGTTCCTGGTCATGACGTGGAAATATTTCGGCTTCCACATGATGATCTATCTGGCGGGCCGGCAGAACATCCCGAACGAGCTCATCGAGGCCGCCCAGATCGACGGCGCGAGCACCTGGAAGACGTTCAGGCACATCACGCTGCCGCTGCTCGGCCCGACGATCAGGATCAGCATCTTCCTGTCCGTCATCTACACCATTCAGCTGTTCGACCTCGTCTGGATCCTCACCGGGGGCGGTCCTTCGCACTCGTCCGAGACGATGGCCGTGACCATGATGGAGTACGGCTTCAAACGCTCCCAGGTCGGCTACGCCAGCGCGATCAGCGTCGTGATGTTCGTGCTCAGCCTCGTCTTCGCCCTCATTTACCAGCGTTTCGTGATGCGCCGCGACCTCGAGGGCGCCACCACCAACATCGGAGGCCGCCGATGA
- a CDS encoding carbohydrate ABC transporter permease — protein MIHRKKAPARTNTLPMHAIAWVVGAFILIPVIYAFLGGFKANSELSGNPFGLPETWVTANYTDVLGSGSFWLQMWNSTFIAVATTVLTVALAALAGFIFARYAFRGRELLFTVFTAGLMFPFAVAILPIFVLLRTFGLLDNPLGVILTQAAFGLPLTIIILRGFFRSIPGEIEEAAIIDGCTPFGFFWRILLPMARPAIATVSVLAIVGSWNNFMLPLVVFSEEASWTLPLGIQQFQGQYASDTARILAYLVLAMVPALGFYALAERHLVGGLTAGATKG, from the coding sequence ATGATCCATCGGAAGAAGGCCCCCGCCAGGACCAACACGCTGCCCATGCACGCGATCGCGTGGGTCGTGGGCGCGTTCATCCTCATCCCAGTGATCTACGCGTTCCTCGGCGGGTTCAAGGCCAACAGCGAGTTGTCGGGCAACCCGTTCGGGCTGCCGGAGACGTGGGTGACCGCCAACTACACCGACGTGCTCGGCTCCGGCTCATTCTGGCTGCAGATGTGGAACAGCACGTTCATCGCGGTCGCGACGACCGTCCTGACGGTCGCGCTGGCGGCGCTGGCGGGATTCATCTTCGCCAGGTACGCCTTCCGCGGCAGGGAGCTGCTGTTCACCGTGTTCACGGCGGGGCTGATGTTCCCCTTCGCGGTGGCCATCCTGCCGATCTTCGTGCTGCTGCGCACGTTCGGCCTGCTGGACAACCCGCTCGGCGTCATCCTGACGCAGGCGGCGTTCGGCCTGCCGCTGACCATCATCATCCTGCGCGGCTTCTTCAGGAGCATCCCGGGCGAAATCGAGGAGGCGGCCATCATCGACGGCTGCACCCCCTTCGGGTTCTTCTGGCGGATCCTGCTGCCGATGGCCCGGCCCGCCATCGCCACCGTCTCCGTGCTGGCCATCGTGGGCAGCTGGAACAACTTCATGCTGCCGCTGGTGGTCTTCAGCGAGGAGGCCAGCTGGACGCTCCCGCTCGGCATCCAGCAGTTCCAGGGCCAGTACGCCTCCGACACCGCCCGCATCCTCGCCTACCTCGTCCTGGCCATGGTTCCGGCGCTCGGGTTCTACGCCCTCGCGGAACGCCACTTGGTCGGCGGGCTCACCGCCGGCGCCACGAAGGGATGA
- a CDS encoding glycoside hydrolase family 5 protein yields the protein MLHVSGSHLVTDDNTPVRLRGVGLGGWMNMENFITGYPANESSMRQAVRSVLGDERAELFFDRLLTSFFTEQDAALLADLGMNCVRIPVNYHHWEADDRPFEIDPRGFRHLDRVIGLLGEHGIYSVIDLHALPGSQNQHWHSDNPTHVAAFWQHRHFQDRAVHLWEALADHYRDNHWVAGYNPVNEPGDVSGKAIGPFYDRLVKAIRAADPRHILFLDGNTYSTDFSIFREMYENTVFVMHDYALAGFAHGGPYPGYTRGEWCDKAELEKTFAKRSRFQRETGTPLWVGEFGPVYTGDPAVDTQRLQILRDQLEIYDGQDVGWSLWTYKDVGLQGLVHALGPYVHRFGGFIAKKHRLGADRWGSTMEESADVLAPLHQLIETEFPGWDPYPWGARYQSDDLIRHILIAQALLPEYAELFRGLGDDELIALADSFLLEQCIRREPLLELLADNLAR from the coding sequence ATGCTTCACGTATCCGGATCCCATCTCGTCACGGACGACAACACGCCGGTACGGCTTCGCGGGGTGGGCCTCGGGGGCTGGATGAACATGGAGAACTTCATCACCGGCTACCCGGCCAACGAGAGCTCGATGCGGCAGGCCGTACGCTCCGTCCTCGGTGACGAGCGGGCGGAGTTGTTCTTCGACCGGCTGCTGACCTCCTTCTTCACCGAGCAGGACGCGGCGCTGCTGGCCGACCTGGGCATGAATTGCGTGCGCATCCCGGTCAACTACCACCACTGGGAGGCCGACGACCGGCCCTTCGAGATCGACCCGCGCGGCTTCCGCCACCTGGACCGCGTGATCGGGCTGCTCGGCGAGCACGGCATCTACAGCGTGATCGACCTGCACGCGCTGCCCGGCTCGCAGAACCAGCACTGGCACTCCGACAACCCGACGCACGTGGCCGCGTTCTGGCAGCATCGCCACTTCCAGGACCGGGCGGTGCACCTGTGGGAGGCACTCGCCGACCACTACCGCGACAATCACTGGGTGGCCGGCTACAACCCGGTCAACGAGCCGGGCGACGTGTCCGGCAAGGCGATCGGGCCTTTCTACGATCGCCTGGTGAAGGCCATCCGGGCCGCGGATCCGCGTCACATCCTGTTCCTGGACGGCAACACGTACTCCACCGATTTCTCGATATTTCGCGAGATGTACGAGAACACGGTGTTCGTCATGCACGACTATGCGCTGGCCGGGTTCGCCCACGGCGGCCCCTATCCCGGCTACACGCGCGGCGAGTGGTGCGACAAGGCAGAGCTGGAGAAGACCTTCGCCAAGCGCTCCCGCTTCCAGCGCGAGACCGGCACGCCGCTGTGGGTGGGCGAGTTCGGGCCCGTCTACACCGGGGACCCGGCGGTCGACACGCAGCGGCTCCAGATTCTCCGCGACCAGCTGGAGATCTACGACGGCCAGGACGTGGGGTGGTCGTTGTGGACGTACAAGGACGTGGGATTGCAGGGGCTGGTGCACGCCTTGGGGCCGTACGTGCACCGGTTCGGCGGCTTCATCGCCAAGAAGCATCGGCTGGGCGCGGACCGCTGGGGCTCCACGATGGAGGAGTCCGCGGACGTGCTCGCCCCGCTGCACCAGTTGATCGAGACCGAGTTCCCCGGCTGGGATCCGTACCCATGGGGTGCTCGCTACCAGAGCGACGACCTGATCAGGCACATCCTGATCGCGCAGGCGCTGCTGCCCGAGTACGCCGAGCTTTTCCGGGGCCTCGGCGACGACGAGCTGATCGCGCTGGCCGATTCGTTCCTGCTGGAGCAGTGCATACGCCGGGAGCCGCTGCTCGAACTCCTGGCTGACAACCTGGCACGGTGA
- the efeU gene encoding iron uptake transporter permease EfeU, with protein sequence MFASYLIGLREGLEATLVVSVLVAFLVKSDRKDKLPQVWAGVGVAVALSVGFGALLTFTAARLEYTSQELFEAIASLLAVVFVTWMIFWMRRAARALSGELRGKLSEALKVGSFAVVVMAFLAVAREGLETALLFFASAQGAATSATPLIGITLGVITAVLIGWGLYVSAIKINLTRFFTWTGLLLILVAAGILKYGVHDLQEAGVLPGLSTYAFDISGVLPADSWYGALLTGMLNITPQPSVVEVVAWAAYLVPTLFLFLRPQRSKTTPAPASSAA encoded by the coding sequence GTGTTCGCCAGTTACCTCATAGGACTGCGCGAAGGGCTCGAGGCGACGCTCGTCGTCTCGGTCCTCGTCGCTTTTCTCGTCAAGAGCGACCGCAAGGACAAGCTCCCACAGGTATGGGCCGGCGTCGGCGTGGCCGTCGCGTTGTCCGTCGGGTTCGGGGCGCTGCTGACGTTCACGGCCGCGCGCCTGGAGTACACGAGTCAGGAGCTGTTCGAGGCGATCGCCTCGCTGCTGGCGGTCGTGTTCGTCACCTGGATGATCTTCTGGATGCGGCGTGCGGCCCGCGCGCTCTCCGGGGAGCTGCGGGGCAAGCTCTCCGAGGCGCTCAAGGTGGGCTCGTTCGCCGTGGTCGTCATGGCGTTCCTGGCCGTCGCCAGGGAAGGGCTGGAGACCGCGCTGCTCTTCTTCGCCTCCGCCCAGGGTGCGGCCACGTCCGCGACGCCGTTGATCGGCATCACGCTGGGGGTGATCACCGCCGTCCTCATCGGCTGGGGCCTCTACGTCAGCGCCATCAAGATCAACCTCACCAGGTTCTTCACCTGGACCGGGCTGCTGCTCATCCTGGTGGCCGCGGGCATTCTCAAGTACGGCGTGCACGACCTGCAGGAGGCCGGCGTACTGCCCGGCCTGAGCACCTACGCCTTCGACATCAGCGGCGTGCTCCCCGCCGACTCCTGGTATGGCGCCCTGCTGACGGGCATGTTGAACATCACCCCGCAGCCGAGCGTTGTGGAGGTCGTGGCCTGGGCCGCGTACCTCGTTCCCACCCTCTTCCTCTTCCTCCGACCGCAGCGGAGCAAGACCACCCCGGCTCCCGCGTCCTCCGCGGCCTGA
- the efeO gene encoding iron uptake system protein EfeO, protein MRTVIQLTFGALALAGLTACGSGAAPAPASSSAPAKPGKIAVAATDTECKVAASEVAAGTTTFAITNGGAKVTEFYVYAPGDRVMAEVENIVPGLTRELIAELPAGAYETACKPGMVGKGIRNPLKVTGEHKKLTADAKLAEAVASYKRYVKSQSDTLLVKTQEFVDAVKAGKIDEAKALFPVSRTYWERIEPVAEIFGDLDPAIDGREADLAEGEEWTGFHKIEKDLWIHKDVSKSGPMADKLMADVKTIVEKANAAELTPLNLANGAKELLDEVATGKITGEEDIWSHTDLWDFAANLQGSKAAVQSLRPVLEERAPDLVKTLDEQFAAAEAALEVHRKGDGWQLHNELSKAELKTLSDAINALGEPISKIAPVVAK, encoded by the coding sequence ATGCGTACCGTCATTCAGCTCACCTTCGGCGCGCTCGCCCTGGCCGGTCTGACCGCCTGCGGCTCGGGCGCCGCTCCCGCTCCCGCCTCGTCGTCGGCTCCCGCCAAGCCCGGGAAGATCGCCGTGGCCGCCACCGACACCGAGTGCAAGGTCGCCGCGTCCGAGGTCGCGGCGGGCACCACGACGTTCGCGATCACCAACGGCGGCGCCAAGGTGACCGAGTTCTACGTCTACGCCCCGGGCGATCGGGTCATGGCCGAGGTCGAGAACATCGTCCCCGGGCTGACCAGGGAGCTCATCGCCGAGCTGCCTGCCGGGGCGTACGAGACCGCGTGCAAGCCCGGCATGGTCGGCAAGGGCATCCGCAACCCGCTCAAGGTGACGGGCGAGCACAAGAAGCTCACCGCGGACGCCAAGCTGGCCGAGGCCGTGGCCAGCTACAAGCGCTACGTCAAGTCGCAGAGTGACACGCTGCTGGTCAAGACGCAGGAGTTCGTGGACGCGGTCAAGGCCGGCAAGATCGACGAAGCCAAGGCGCTGTTCCCCGTGTCGCGGACGTACTGGGAGCGCATCGAGCCGGTCGCGGAGATCTTCGGCGACCTCGACCCCGCCATCGACGGCCGCGAGGCGGACCTGGCCGAGGGCGAGGAGTGGACTGGCTTCCACAAGATCGAGAAGGACCTGTGGATCCACAAGGACGTCAGCAAGTCCGGGCCGATGGCCGACAAGCTGATGGCCGACGTCAAGACCATCGTCGAGAAGGCGAACGCCGCCGAGCTGACCCCGCTCAACCTGGCCAACGGTGCCAAGGAACTGCTGGACGAGGTGGCCACCGGGAAGATCACCGGCGAGGAGGACATCTGGTCGCACACCGACCTGTGGGACTTCGCGGCCAACCTCCAGGGCTCCAAGGCGGCCGTGCAGTCGCTGCGGCCGGTGCTCGAGGAGCGGGCTCCTGACCTGGTCAAGACGCTGGATGAGCAGTTCGCGGCGGCGGAGGCGGCACTCGAGGTGCACCGCAAGGGTGACGGCTGGCAGTTGCACAACGAGTTGTCCAAGGCCGAGCTGAAGACGCTGTCGGACGCGATCAACGCGCTGGGCGAGCCGATCAGCAAGATCGCTCCCGTGGTCGCGAAGTAG
- the efeB gene encoding iron uptake transporter deferrochelatase/peroxidase subunit gives MSEATEPGRSPSVSPEDGGRVPSAASDGAGTPSATPEDGGAAGRRVSRRGLFGLGAAGAAVVGAGAVAASSLFDEQPVAHASSTSDPYPFYGQHQAGIVTPAQDRLHFVAFDVTTEKRAELVDLLQEWTAAAARLTQGKESGSFGAVGGAPEAAPDDTGEALGLPASGLTLTIGFGPSLFDDRFGLAAKRPAALADLPKFPGEQLIPEISGGDICVQACAHDPQVAVHAIRNLARIGFGRVSVRWSQLGFGRTSSTSRAQTTPRNLMGFKDGTNNMKLEDAGLLRDQLWAAAQDGSAWMAGGSYMVTRKIRMMIETWDRTSLLEQEQIIGRDKGEGAPLGKKAEFDTLDFAAKGSDGQPVIAADAHVRLAHPSFHGNAHLLRRGYNFVDGSDGLGRLDAGLFFIAYQRDPRKQFVPVQLKLAKIDPLNEYIKHVSSGLFAVPPGVRDAGDYWGRTLFE, from the coding sequence ATGTCAGAAGCCACAGAACCGGGACGTTCCCCGTCGGTGAGCCCCGAGGACGGCGGGCGCGTCCCGTCGGCGGCCTCGGACGGGGCGGGCACCCCGTCGGCGACCCCTGAGGACGGCGGGGCCGCCGGGCGGCGGGTCAGCCGCAGGGGCCTGTTCGGGCTGGGCGCGGCGGGTGCGGCGGTCGTCGGGGCCGGCGCGGTGGCGGCGAGCTCGCTGTTCGACGAACAGCCGGTCGCGCACGCCTCCTCGACCTCCGACCCGTACCCCTTCTATGGGCAGCACCAGGCGGGCATCGTCACGCCGGCCCAGGACCGGCTCCACTTCGTGGCGTTCGACGTCACCACCGAGAAGCGGGCCGAGCTGGTCGACCTGCTGCAGGAGTGGACGGCCGCGGCGGCGCGCCTGACGCAGGGCAAGGAGTCGGGCTCGTTCGGCGCGGTGGGCGGCGCGCCGGAGGCCGCGCCCGACGACACGGGCGAAGCCCTCGGGCTGCCGGCCTCGGGGCTGACCTTGACGATCGGTTTCGGACCGTCGCTCTTCGACGACCGCTTCGGCCTGGCGGCCAAGCGGCCCGCGGCGTTGGCCGACCTGCCGAAATTTCCGGGAGAGCAGCTCATTCCGGAAATCTCCGGCGGCGACATTTGCGTGCAGGCGTGCGCCCACGACCCCCAGGTCGCCGTGCACGCCATCCGCAACCTGGCCAGAATCGGCTTCGGCCGGGTCTCCGTCCGCTGGTCGCAACTCGGCTTCGGCCGTACGTCGTCGACCTCGCGGGCCCAGACCACGCCCCGCAACCTGATGGGCTTCAAAGACGGCACCAACAACATGAAGCTCGAGGACGCCGGCCTGCTACGCGACCAGCTGTGGGCGGCCGCGCAGGACGGCAGCGCCTGGATGGCCGGCGGCTCGTACATGGTCACCAGGAAGATCCGCATGATGATCGAGACCTGGGACCGCACCTCGCTCCTGGAGCAGGAGCAGATCATCGGCAGGGACAAGGGTGAGGGCGCGCCGCTGGGCAAGAAGGCCGAGTTCGACACCCTGGATTTCGCCGCCAAGGGCTCGGACGGCCAGCCGGTCATCGCGGCCGACGCCCACGTCCGTCTGGCCCATCCGAGCTTCCACGGCAACGCGCACCTGCTGCGGCGCGGCTACAACTTCGTGGACGGCTCCGACGGGCTCGGCCGCCTGGACGCGGGGTTGTTCTTCATCGCGTACCAGCGCGATCCACGCAAGCAGTTCGTGCCCGTGCAGCTGAAGCTGGCTAAGATCGACCCGCTGAACGAATACATCAAGCATGTTTCGAGCGGATTGTTCGCAGTCCCGCCCGGCGTCCGCGACGCGGGAGACTACTGGGGAAGAACGCTCTTCGAGTGA
- a CDS encoding STM4015 family protein: protein MIEYDQYLGYQHRYAERYAGLPVVQILSSPGEPPPDSGAVAWRISASSWPDDSFDNVGDAFDAFFERADAARVTTIVIGEWPDCYTQTSAPIVERLVREAPRLPALRALFFGAISSDYSEISWIQQSDVTPVLEAYPLLERFEVRGGTGLRLSPVRHAALRMLRVETGGLDGSVVRAVAGSDLPALDHLELWLGVEEYGGTTTVADLNPILRGERLPALRHLGLQDSEIQDDIAAAVASAPVVARLETLALSMGVLTDQGAEALLTGQPLTHLRRLDLHHHYLGDEMMRRVTEALPGVQVDLSDQEEPDEDEDDDEIWRYVAVDE from the coding sequence ATGATCGAGTACGACCAATATCTCGGCTATCAGCACCGCTATGCCGAACGCTACGCCGGGCTGCCGGTGGTTCAGATCCTCTCGTCCCCCGGTGAGCCGCCGCCCGACAGCGGCGCGGTCGCATGGCGGATCAGCGCGAGCTCGTGGCCCGACGACAGCTTTGACAACGTCGGCGACGCCTTCGACGCCTTCTTCGAGCGGGCCGACGCCGCCCGTGTCACCACCATCGTCATCGGCGAATGGCCGGACTGCTACACGCAGACCTCCGCCCCCATCGTCGAGCGGCTGGTCCGGGAGGCTCCCCGATTGCCGGCGCTGCGCGCACTCTTCTTCGGCGCGATCAGCAGCGACTACTCCGAGATCTCGTGGATCCAGCAGAGCGACGTCACGCCGGTCCTGGAGGCATACCCGCTGCTGGAGCGCTTCGAGGTGCGCGGCGGCACAGGGCTGCGCCTGAGCCCCGTCCGGCATGCGGCGCTGCGGATGTTGCGGGTCGAGACCGGCGGGCTCGACGGCTCGGTCGTGCGGGCCGTGGCCGGCAGTGACCTGCCGGCGCTCGATCACCTGGAGTTGTGGCTCGGCGTCGAGGAATACGGCGGCACCACGACGGTCGCCGACCTCAACCCGATCCTCCGGGGCGAGCGCCTGCCCGCGCTGCGCCACCTGGGGCTGCAGGACAGCGAGATCCAGGACGACATCGCCGCCGCCGTAGCGTCGGCGCCGGTCGTGGCCAGGCTGGAGACGCTCGCCCTGTCGATGGGCGTGCTCACCGACCAGGGTGCCGAGGCGCTGCTCACCGGCCAGCCCCTCACCCACCTGCGCCGGCTCGACCTGCACCACCACTACCTCGGCGACGAGATGATGCGGCGGGTGACCGAGGCCCTGCCCGGCGTGCAGGTCGACCTGTCCGATCAGGAGGAGCCCGACGAAGACGAGGACGACGACGAGATATGGCGCTACGTGGCGGTGGACGAGTGA
- a CDS encoding STM4015 family protein, translating to MIHFTELPSHYERYYEEYAGLPIAHAPWQEEDGPQPAGGSVAWRLTGNEWDDDAPDEIGETLDWLFDHVDTTQVTALVIGQWEDCYETPADHIVARLAAEAARLPALRSIFLGAMSPEESEISWIQQADITPLLEAFPKLERLEVRGGSNLRLHPVRHGSLRMLRMETGGLGGDVVRAVAGSDLPALELLELWFGSDQYGGDATVGDLAPIMSGERLPALRHLRLQNAEFQDEIAAAVGAAPIVARLESLSLSMGSLTDAGAESLLSGQPLTHLRWLNLDHNYLSATMIERLAKALPGVDVVLSGNESFDRAWRFVAVSE from the coding sequence ATGATCCACTTCACTGAGCTGCCCAGCCACTACGAGCGCTACTACGAGGAATACGCCGGATTGCCCATCGCCCACGCGCCCTGGCAGGAGGAAGACGGCCCTCAGCCGGCGGGCGGCTCCGTGGCGTGGCGGCTCACTGGCAACGAATGGGACGACGACGCCCCTGACGAGATCGGCGAGACTCTCGACTGGCTCTTCGACCACGTCGACACCACACAGGTCACCGCCCTCGTCATCGGCCAGTGGGAAGATTGCTACGAGACCCCCGCCGACCACATCGTGGCCCGGCTGGCCGCCGAGGCGGCACGGTTGCCCGCGCTGCGCTCGATCTTCCTGGGTGCGATGTCTCCGGAGGAGTCCGAGATCTCGTGGATCCAGCAGGCGGACATCACGCCGCTTCTGGAGGCGTTCCCGAAGCTGGAACGTCTGGAAGTGCGGGGCGGAAGCAATCTCAGGCTCCATCCGGTGCGGCACGGATCGCTGCGGATGTTGCGGATGGAGACCGGCGGGCTCGGCGGCGACGTCGTCCGGGCAGTGGCCGGAAGCGACCTGCCCGCGCTGGAGCTGTTGGAGCTGTGGTTCGGTTCTGACCAGTACGGCGGGGATGCGACCGTCGGCGATCTCGCACCGATCATGAGCGGCGAACGGCTGCCCGCCCTGCGCCACCTGCGGCTGCAGAACGCCGAGTTCCAGGACGAGATCGCCGCCGCCGTGGGCGCCGCGCCCATCGTGGCCAGGCTGGAGTCGCTGAGCCTGTCGATGGGCTCGCTCACCGACGCCGGGGCCGAGTCGCTGCTGAGCGGCCAGCCGCTCACCCACCTGCGGTGGCTCAACCTCGACCACAACTACCTGTCGGCCACCATGATCGAGCGCCTGGCCAAGGCCCTTCCGGGAGTCGACGTCGTGCTCTCCGGTAACGAGAGCTTCGATCGTGCGTGGCGGTTCGTCGCGGTGAGCGAGTGA